In Leptolyngbya sp. CCY15150, the following proteins share a genomic window:
- a CDS encoding tetratricopeptide repeat protein produces AREIGDRQGEGNTLGNLGIAYNSLGQYERAIEFHQQYLTIAREIGDRQGEGNTLGNLGIAYNSLGQYER; encoded by the coding sequence TCGCGCGGGAGATTGGCGATCGCCAGGGAGAAGGCAATACTTTAGGCAATCTGGGGATTGCGTACAACAGTCTGGGTCAGTATGAGCGTGCGATCGAGTTCCATCAGCAATACCTGACGATCGCGCGGGAGATTGGCGATCGCCAGGGAGAAGGCAATACTTTAGGCAATCTGGGGATTGCGTACAACAGTCTGGGTCAGTATGAGCGT